atagcatcggTCCAAGAACTGACCTTTGCAGAACTgcactagaaacacccccattcCCTGCAATGCCCCATTGACAACTGCTTCCTGAGGTTGGTCAGCTAGCcagtttttagtttattttacgTGTGGTCTACTGATATTGAATAGTGTTATTATCTGAATGTCTTCCCTGACTACATCAAATGCCTCAGAGACAGTTCCCTTGGTCAACCAAACATGTACAGCCATTAAAGGATGAAAACTTATTTGGCAAGACCTGTTTCCATAAACCCTGTTGGTGACtcacattaattatattccttGAGTTTTTGTTAAGGAATCCCATGCCAGATTTTCCATTTTTCCtaatcttgtcaaatctttttttaaaaaactttccctttaatttttaaacatttatgttTCTGCTGTTTGTAACTCTCAGGTTCTACATCACTTCATGTGATATgacttctttattttctttaccATGGAATTGTGGCTTGTTAGCTATGTAATAAGCTTTTCTTAAAGAACTCCcattttcattcccatttttctgaaattttttcccctcccaaccaGTTTTGTGGATAATTTGTCATCTTTGAggaattagcccttttgaagcacTAATTATCTATAAATATTACTGTCTGGGAACTGTTCTCTCTTTGTCCATTGGAATGTAATCAGTTCCATTCTGTTATTTTGTTctcctctatcatatgcccccttctCTGTGGCTTCTCTAAACTcaacagtcccagacttttcagTCCATCCGCATACGGCAGCCTTCCCCTTCTCACAGCCTATCTCAGAAATCTGCTTTCCATCTGCTATATCTTTTATAGAGACTGGGTGATCAAAAGTGAGTGCGTTTCCAGAGCAGGTTGTTCTCCACCCCATTCCTTAGGCATCTGaacatttgctttgttttggCCGCTACTGTGAATGAGCAGGTGTTTCCCTGGAACAGCTATCGATGAAACCCAGGTCTTTTCCCTGAGGTGGTTCTTTTTGGAATGTTTCCCCTTGGTACCTGGATTGGCaaagctttggggtttttttttttttttttacaatttcagATTTTGAGCAACCGGGTGCCTCGGGGAATATCATGGACTTTCTAGCCTGGCTTTCATTGCATTAAGGAAGAATGAGGGATAACCAGTATCCACACGTCTGTTTCCTGCTGGTGCCTATTAAGGTTTCCCAGACCACAACGTGTAGAAATTTTTGATGCATGGAGGACTATCAAATATGGAATTGGAATTAGTAGAGTCAGTTGTTCATAATACATTTCTTTGGTTCCTCTTcacacacattttcatttttcaatctGCTTCACCCATGAGAAAAGTATCCAGTAGTGCATGTagtgtctcatattaacattgtctctccatccaggcTTTTGTACTACAACCATCACCCTGGGCCCTGGGAACGCCTCAGAGTTGAACaacttctcccctcctccatgtcagattccaacaaaaccgacttcaccaacccctccaccttcatcctgctgggcattccgGGCCTGGAGGTGGCCCATGTCTGGATCGCCATCCCTTTCTGCACCATATATACcatagccatcttggggaacttcaTCATCCTGTTAATCGTGAAAACGGAACCAAGCCTCCATgtgcccatgtactatttcctctgtaTGCTGGCCGTCACTGACCTGGTCCTGTCCACGTCCACCGTGCCCAAAATTCTGAGCATCtactggttcaattccagggagatcgatttcagtgcctgcctcacccagatgtacttcattcactCCTTCTTAGTGATTGAGTCTGGGATCTTCgtggccatggcttttgatcgctacgtggccatctgtgatcccctcagacattccaccatcctgacaaactCCATGGTTGCCAAGATCAGCCTGGCCGTGGTGCTGCGCGGCTTCATGCTCATACTGCCCTATCCCTTCCTAGTGAGGCaatggccatattgcagaaccaacatcatcccccacaCGTACTGCGAGCACATAGCTGTGGTGAACCTGGCCTGCACCGACACACGTGTCAGTAGTTACTATGGCCTCTTTGTAGTGTTCTGTGTGAGGGGTCTGGATATGATTTTTATCGCTGTGTCCTACACCCAGATCCTCAAGAccatcttcagcctccccacaaaggacgcCCGGCTCAAGGCTTTggggacctgcagctcccacctctgtgtcatcttaaccttttacatcccagTTATTTTCTCCTCCCTCACGCACCGGTTTGGCCACAATGTGCCCCTGCATTTCCACATTCTCATTGCCAACGTGTACCTCCTGGTGCCCCCCatgctaaaccccatcatctacggAGTGAAgaccaaacagatccgggacaggctgctccGGCTCTTTACAAATAAAGGGACTTAAAGTTTTtcctggtgctctggctctcagaccGAGCTccgtgcagagctggctggcgaCATGGTGCTGGGCCCCTTCCCTGAGTCACTGACTGGACAGTCACAGAGACATTAGACCCTTTCCTGACCTTATTCTGCTGTGtcagtgtgacaaagtggggaatCGGTCAGTGTAGAACTCATTGGGTTGCAACCCTTCTAATTACTGATAACTGGACCTCtgagaatataagaacataataatggccatactgggtcaaaccaaggatctatctagcccagtgtcctgtcttatgacagtagccagtgccaggtgccccagagggaatgaacaaaacaagtaatcaagtgatccatcccctgtcacccatttccagctgctggcaaactgacaccatcccttcccatcttgGCAATTGAtggaccttcacaacatcctctggcaaggagttccacaggttggctgtgtgttgtgttaagaaatacttccttttgtttgttttcaacctacctcctattaatttgatttggtagcccttagttcttgtgttatgcaaagGAGTATATACCACTTGCTTATTTACTTtatccacaccagttatgattttatagacctctatcatatccccccttagtcatctcttttccaagctaaaaggtcccagtcttattaaactctcctcatatagaagtcgttccatacccctaatcatttttattgcccctttttgaaccttttccaattccaatatatcttttttgtgatggggcaaccacatctgcacgcagtattcaagatgtgggcgtaccatggatttatatagaggcaatctgttattttctgtctgattatctgtccctttcctagtgattcccaacattctgttcactgttttaactgctgctgcacactgagtggatgttttcagagaactagtcaCCATGACCCCTGGGTCCCTGCCCCTTATCCCACTTCTCCCCCCAAGGCCATGTGCCTGGTACacatcttccctcaaggccagccACTTCTGCACCTATTCCCCCaagacacagcccctgctccacctcttgcCTCTATGCCCCACTCCCTTCTCCGCCTCTTGCCCCAAGTCCCTGCCACTGGTGCTCACTCTTTTTCTCCCATCCCCGTCACACACTGGAtcacctccacctcccccccGCAGTTGGACTCCATCTGCTAGgaagctgggctgggagctgctgcagcctgacgaGTATGCAGCGCTGGGGCTGACAGGCCAGTCGGGATTGGAGAGGGAAGCCAGGAACCCGTATAAAAGCAGCTGAGGTTTGGGAGAAGGGCTGTGTGGCAGGCAGGTGAGATTGTGAACCACACAGCTTGTGGGCCCTAAAGCTCAGACTCAAAGTCCTGGAGGCAGAGACCATTGTGTGGCTTATTTCCTTAGCTTTCAGCTCCCCTTTGTTCCTCCCAGCTCGGGGCCTGTAGAAGGCCGGGTCCCTGCAATGGGGATGGGCTGGGAGCCCTTTACCTTGAGCCAGGCCTTGGGAGCAGGGCGAGGGATCAGCTTTGAAGGTAGGAAGACAACAGCTGAGAGAGGCAGAAGGATAAACCCCTGCATTCGCTGGGAAGATGGGAGGCTGGGCAGAGGCCGGGGTGGCTTCGATATCTCACAGGGCAGGAGATAAACAGCACACCTGCCATTAGCCAGCTATTTACACAGCTACACGGCACCTTATCTGTAACTACAGGGGACACATTGTCCAGGGGCTGAACCTGAACAGTGAAGCTGAGTCTAACGTATGCTCCGCGTGAGACTTTTAATCACTACATCTAGAAGCTCTGTAGCCAGGCTGCCAGGCAGCGTTATCCCCGTGTCTTTGAGGGACTGAGCCATGTAGAGGtaaagtgatttacccaaggccacacaatgagtcagtggcagaagctGAGAATAGAAACTGGGAGTCCTGCCACCGCCACTCCCGCAGCACCATTGCTCTGGCCATGAACTGGCATTGCTCCTCTGGGTTGTATGAGACACACTGAGGCTATTTGTGTCTCATGATCAGTGGAGTTGCAGTTCTTAAACAGGAGGAATTTATTAAAGAAATAGCTAAAAATTGTGGCCACAAAACAGGTTTCCACACAGCTCAGTCTTCAGCCTTGTCTTGCTTGTTTACCAGGATGACACACTACCTGGAACTCTGCACAACGCATACAGCCCAATGATGTTCTGCAAGGAACCACATCAGTGCAGTGTGTGACTCAAGAGCCCTGATTAGGGCCCTTTGGTAGCAAAACACTAAACATAATAAATGGGCATCTTCGATCCCAGCTCACTGGACTCTGCTGATGCTTTATCTCTAGTTAAATGACTTGGGCTAAATACTCAAATGATGTAAGTGGGTGCATGGACTAAACAAGCCAGGCCTGAGAGAGACTAAGCAAGGGATTGGCAGCTAGGGACTTGTTGGCGATGTTCTTGGCTCAAGACACTTCCTTTcatgctgcctcagtttcctcctctgtgaaGCACCTGTCAGTGGTGTCCAtgtgtcactgtgcctcagtagGATACAGATGAGgatgccagattcaggacaaactgctgagaaatagggcagattcaTACCAGACTGGTGGTTGTTCTATCATTAGATTACGCAAAGTGaggaacaaaagtaaacttctgtctcaccacccTGGTTAACTAGAAGCCAAAAATGCAGTGTCCTGAGGCATCCCAGCCCTTGACTAATCACCCGGACTCTGGACACCATGATGAGCAGTCAGTGAAAATCAATTTCACTACACATAGTGTCCTAATCTCAAGAGACACTTAAGgctaaataataaaagaaaagaagaagagataTAAATGGTTCGTAGATCAGATATATCCAAGTGGTTTTTCAGTGTTCAGAGATAAGTTTCATAGCAATGATGCtagcttgcaaaagtctctctagAAGTTACTCAAGCAGTGGGGTCACCAGTCCTTGTTCAGAGCTTCCTTATTGGAAACCCAGTGCAGAGAAATGAAGATGAGATGAGTCCAGGGTCACAGGAGCATATTCCATGTCCTTACATGCTCTCATGACTCTCAGGATCAGCCATTTCCCATATTCTTGCAGAGGCGCATTTCTTCTATGGCCCTTTGTAATCGCTAAGTCTCCTCCAAGGGCCATCAACATATAGCCTTATCCACCCGAGGGGTGTTACACAGGAATAcaacacatagaatcataggactggaagggacctcaagaggtctgctaatccagtcccctgcactcatgccaGGACCAGcaccatctagacaagccctgacaggtgtttgtcccacctgatcttaaaaatccccaatgatggagattccacaacctccctgggcaatttattccagttcctAACCACGGtgacatttaggaagtttttcctaatgtccaacctaaacctcccttgctgcaatttaagcccattgcttctcgtcctatcctcagaggtgaaGGTGTAAGATACCAGTAGATTGTCAATAATGATAACATCAGACACAAAGTTGATACaggcatataaacaggataattatatttagaaaaaatggccctattcaatcatacagcatcacaccatATCCTTGTCCCCTGATGGTGCAAGAACTGTTAGCCACCTAAGGAAGGGGCATTGCCCGGGTGCTAGCAGGGAAGCAGCTGGGACACCAGAGCCACTGGAGAATGGGAAGAGCAGATAAAAACTGTTTTACCGCAGGGAGCCTGGTCCTTGtacaaagaaaaaaggaaaaagctttTAAAAGTGAGAGGTGGACGTCTGTGAACTTGGCTGTTTCCTCCAAGTGTCGCCAGACAGCCCCCCTGGCTTTCAACAACcttaacttgtgtttgactaaagcatcttccagaaaggcgtCCAGGGCTAGATCCACAGAGGCACTCAGGTAAATACTGAACGTAGGCACCGCTGCCTTTCTCAACCCCCCGGCTCATCTTCTGCCTGACCCTGCAGGAGCCTACGGTTCCGCCAGTAGTCTGCACAAAGCAACTCGAGTGCTGACGCTGCCCCACAgctcataggcaccgactctgtgtttgctccagggctggagcactcatggggaaaaaaaacagttgctTAGCACCTATTGACAGCCAGCTTCTCACCCACCAGTAGTTCTGCCAATCAAATCcttccagtgcctcccacccaccacagaTCAACTGTTCttcggcatgcaggaggtgctgggagggagggggaagagtggcgATGGGGTgatgtcataaacatacagctaagggtagcataaaatccctctttaccctgtaaagggttaattcctcttttacctgtaaagggttaagaagttcagataacctggttggcacctgaccaaaaggaccaataaggggagaagatactttcagatctgtgggggaaggtttttgtttgtctctttgttttgttctcttcGAGTCAGCAAGGAacataagtgatctctctcctgccatccatctccatcctctgacagacagaggctagggacaccattccttacccatactggctaatagccattaatggacttaacctccatgaatttatccatgaagaacttccttttatttgttttaaacctgctgcccatctcaaaaaaaatatatactggcactagaaaaggttcagagaagggcaactaaaatgattaggggtttggaacgggtcccaaatgaggagagattaaagaggctaggacttttcagcttggaaaagaggagactaaggggaaagatgatagaggtatataaaattatgagtgatgtggagaaagtggataaggaaaagttatttacttattcccataatacaggaaataggggccaccaaatgaaattaataggcagcaggtttaaaacaaatacaaggaaattcttcttcacgcagcgcacagtcaacttgtggaactccttacctgaggaggttgtgaaggctaggactataacagagtttaaaagagaactggataaattcatggtggttaagtccattaatggctgttagccaggatgggtaaggaacagtgtccctagcctctgtctgtcagagggtggagatggatggcaggagagagatcacttgatcattgcctgttaggttcactccctcaggggcacctggtattggccactgtcggtagacaggatactgggctggatggacctttggtctgacccagtacagctattcttatgttcttatggcccCCTGGGGGCCCGTtgtacctggggcagctcctggggaCCCCCTAGGGCCTGGCCATACCTGGGGTATGACGGGACCAGTCATACTgtaaggatcaggcccttttcctgtagccatatGATAAGGCCTGTAGCCATATTGTAAGGCCTAAAAGCCTACAGCTTTTGTCTGCAGCCAGATTGAAAGATCAGGTGGACACGGTGCCCCTGTTGGGCTTGGACAGGAGAATTCATTCAgtctcattccagtgcttaaaacCTCAGGTGCTCTGCATCAGAAAAAATACCCCCAGGGAGCCAGATGAGCAGACAGAGATTTCAGCTGTGGGAATCCAAGGGCCCTCCATTTTTTTAGTGTCTGTGTtgaggtgccatttagggttgccagataCTAGGCTCTCAGCTGCAACAGCTGCCCTCTATCCACACAAACATTCTGTTGGTGCTGGTTTTACTGAGTCTGTTCCCCCAAAGTGACCCCAGTGACTGTGATGCGTTGGCAGGTTTCTGAGTGGGAGCGGAAGTGAAGTCCTGGAGTTCACACCTCACAGGAGCAGGGAGCTCACAAAGTCCAGCTAGTTCTGAAAACCTCAGATTCACCTTGAGAGGATGGCGAAGGCTCAGGCTCCCTCTTCCAGCCTTTCCTCTGCATTCCACCCAATGAATAGCCCATGTCAGAGCTGGAGTGCATTTCCCTCTTGGTGTGACGGAGAGACCGTGATTACAGCaaggaagtcaggactcctgggttctgtctgtcATCCTGCCACTCAATATCTGTGAGCCCTTGGCCAAGTCACCGCTCCCCGTGCCTCAATTTACCTATCTGTATAATAAGGATAGTTTATCTATCTgtataggagggtggtgaagcactggaatgggttacctagggaggtggtggaatctccttccttagaggtttttaaggtcaggcttgacaaagccctggctgggatgatttaattggggactggtcctgctttgagcagggggttggactagatacctcctgaggtcccttccaaccctgagtctatgattctatgatatgttcATAGTGACTTTCCTTTGCTAGGTGTGTTGAAGATCCTTCGGTGAAAGGTGTTGCCCAGTATGATAACAACTACCGATTAGAATTACTGATCTCTGATCCCTTTGTGACAGCCTTGTGTGCCTGCAGAAAGTTCTTGTGTCTCCCCATAGTCATCTGTCTCCATATCTGTCTGTCTACTATCTACCCACTCATCTTGGGCATTTACAGGGTATCAGACCCTGTGGAGACCCaggttgaggacctggaggttagtggcaattgcgataaattacaacatggttttacgaagggcagatcgtgccaaacgaatctgatctccttctttgagaaagtaacggatttattagataagggaaatgcggtggacctaatatacctggatttcagtaaagcgtttgatactgtaccccatgaggaattattggttaaactgacaaacatggggatcgatatgaaaatccagaggtggataaggaattggttaatggggagaatgcagcgggtcgtattaaagggtgaactgtcaggttggagggaggttactagtggagtgcctcaaggttcggttttgggacccattttatttaatctatttataactgacctcggaaccgattgcaggagtgggctgataaagtttgcggatgatacgaaggtcggaggcgttgtaaattcggaggaggatagggatatcctgcagggagacttgaacgagcttgtgaattggagtatcaggaataggatgaaatttaatagtaaaaagtgtaaggtgatgcatttggggatgactaataaaaattttagttacaagatggggacgcattggttagaagtaacggaagaggagaaggacctaggggtcctagtagaccgcaggatgactgagtcgacaatgcgacgtggcggtgaaaaaagccaatgctgtcttgggatgcattaggcgaggtatatctagtagggataaggaggtcctgcttccgttgtacaaggcgctggtgagacctcatttggagtactgtgtgcagttctggtctcccatgtttaaaaaagatgaactcaaactggaacgggtgcagagaagggccactaggatgatcagaggaatggaaaacctgtcgtatgaaaagagactagaggagcttgggttgtttagtctgacaaagcgaaggctgaggggggatatgattgctatctttaaatatattagagggattaatacgagggagggagaagaattattccagcttaNCGAGGAGCTGTTCCAGGACTAGCGAGGTAAGCACAGACACGGGCCGTGCACTACAGCTCTAGGTacacccaggagcgccgccagcgtttttgccgccctaggtggcggaaggtcccgcccccaaaatgtcGCCCCTGacaggcggcagaaggtcccgcccccgaaataccgacgacAACGggggcagccgaagatccggccgccgcggtcgctgccccccaaatgttagcacccaaggcaaccgcctaggttgcctaatgggttgtgccggccctggctacacCCCTGTAACCCTAGAGGGGCAGGAAACGTGGTCCTTTCAGGTGGAAACGATGGTCGTTTTAATATGAGTGTAGAGTGTTTAGATGCAAGCTGGCTGGCTAGAAACAGAGAGTTTGGAAGATCAATATGTAGCTGAAGATCATTGTTTTTACTGTGGTTTTTCCCCCTCTCATAGGAGCCTTTCCATGCGTCACAGAAGGACGGGCCAGAGTTAACATGGCATCGAGTTGTTTGTTGCATAATAAAGCTGCTGCTGATTTCCAAGTGTGTGCGGCCAACTTTCCTCACTGCGCACTAGGCCGCGTGTAGCCATGTGACTGAGATGTCGGCCTTCTCTTTTCTGGGCACTGCACCTTTAATAGTAGAGGAATCCTGCTGGCTGCCAGCATcctggctagggttgccaggtgtccggttttctaCCGTAACACCCgctcgaaaagggaccctggcggctccggtcggcactgctgactgggctgtcaaaagtccagttggcgtggggctggcaggctccctacctggctccgcgcGTCTCCCcgcaagcagcgacatgtccctcggctcctagatGGAGGGACGGCTGCAGCCCCATGcacagcccccaccccgagcgctgGCTCCGCATCTCCCATTGCCTGGGTGccactgccaatgggagctgcaggggtggcacctgagGGTGGagacagcgtgcagagctgcctgactgcgcctccgcctaggagccaagggacatgtcacCCTTTCCctggagccgcctgaggtaaacaccacccagagcccgcactccaaaacccctcctgcaccccaaccccctgacccagctctgagccccgtcctgcacccaagcttggggattggtcctgctttgagcaggggtttggactagatgacctcctgaggtctcttccagccctgatattctatgactctatgattcccTCCCAATGTCTGCACCCCCCCAACACCCCAacaccctaccccagccctgagcctcccctgcaccccaagcccctcatccctggccccactccagagcccgcacccccagctggagccctccctcctcccactccccaaccacctgccccagcccggtgaaaatgagggagtggagtgagggtgggggagagcgagcgacagagggcggggggaatggagtgagtggggctggggcctcggaaacggggcggggcagggcctcggtGATGTGGTGGCAATGGaaggggccttggagaagggttagggcaggggtgttcggttttgtgtgattagaaagtcaGCAGCCCTAACGCTGACTTTCGGGGGCAGGGGGCAAAGCCGGGGGGCCTGCTGTAGTCTGATCAATGGCTGGAGTTCCAAGTGGTGCCTGTTGGCTCACAGTGGAGCAAGTTCAGCCTTTCCTTTCGAAAACTCAGCCGGGCATTTtgaaggagaatctcagctttcttcttcctttctttcaagTGAGTTGCTCTAGATTTTATGGCTCTGGGTAAatacttgaaaatgtgaactccaaaggctcaaaaaccagagaGCAAATCATTTATTGATTTATTAACCTCATGATTTGGGGAGGACatgacatgatttttgaacatgggGTGTTGGCCCTACTGCCTATGCGTCTAACCCTTGGCAGGGGGAAAGGTACTTCCTCCTCGTGGGTTGCCAATTTATATTGGAGgtattcctgaaggtttcatAACATGACATAAtccttaattaaagattaatcttgaattcATGGAGACACCAAGccaatcctggaggcttggcaaccctacctgcagCACAAGCCGCCTTCTCTCAAGAAGTAACACCTACAAGCAacgtcccccagctctgcccactcTCTGTTTTCTTGCTCCATTTTATCATTCTGTCTTCATCACAAATcaccctttcccctgccctgtggGTCATTCTATCTGTTCCTCTTCCttgcctgtctctctccctccatctttGTTCCTTGTTCTCTGCTCCCAcctgtttcctccctcccttgTTCTCTACCTCATCTTCTGCTTTGCCCACCCTTGATTCATCTCCTACCTAGAAATTTAGCCAGGAGAGTGGGGGTAACCCCCCAATTCTGGCAAAAAGTGGTGTGGGATCTTCAGCAATGACCCCTTTTTGGGATCTCAGTTTTACGGCTCCTCCGGCAGGTGGTCCAGCAGCAGAGCGCCCCCTAGCCCCACTGGCTCAGTATTGACACAAGGTACCTCCAGCTCCTGCATTCCAAGCAGACGGGACGGGGACGGGCCAGAGCCTCTCGGGACGGGACGGCGCCACTTGGCCAGGACCGGGCTGGGGGTGTTCGGCCGGGGGGCCAGGCCAGAGGGAGCCACGCGCTCGGCCAGAGCCGGACTGGGCCTCACTGAGCCTCCCTGGAACTCTcctcacatccccccccccccggcttacctcctgcctgctgcttgtttcaggcttcccatgaacatctgattcgcgggaagcaggggagggggaggagaaggtgggcgg
The DNA window shown above is from Trachemys scripta elegans isolate TJP31775 chromosome 1, CAS_Tse_1.0, whole genome shotgun sequence and carries:
- the LOC117871959 gene encoding olfactory receptor 52B2-like, encoding MSDSNKTDFTNPSTFILLGIPGLEVAHVWIAIPFCTIYTIAILGNFIILLIVKTEPSLHVPMYYFLCMLAVTDLVLSTSTVPKILSIYWFNSREIDFSACLTQMYFIHSFLVIESGIFVAMAFDRYVAICDPLRHSTILTNSMVAKISLAVVLRGFMLILPYPFLVRQWPYCRTNIIPHTYCEHIAVVNLACTDTRVSSYYGLFVVFCVRGLDMIFIAVSYTQILKTIFSLPTKDARLKALGTCSSHLCVILTFYIPVIFSSLTHRFGHNVPLHFHILIANVYLLVPPMLNPIIYGVKTKQIRDRLLRLFTNKGT